One genomic segment of Paenibacillus durus includes these proteins:
- a CDS encoding DUF6544 family protein produces MPGWLRITLVVLATLVIVIAIVTAIATRMFNQNAVKQVNQLFSDCPKSNNEIIRKEDLAGLPLPVQKWLERSHIIGKEKIASVRLKQRGLMRTKKGGPWMRAQAVQYFRADEPGFVWQADVQMAPLLHLSGLDNYQEGKGKMSIKLLSLFPVVNAKGPEMDVSTLLRYLAEMPWFPTAALNSYIKWEPINDTSARATMSYRGISASGVFAFSEQGDLISFTAKRYKEVNGKYVLSDWGGVNKEFKEFNGIRIPSKSDIIWIEKTGNFNWYQCEITDIEYNIPELF; encoded by the coding sequence TTAGTGGTTCTCGCAACTCTTGTTATCGTGATTGCTATCGTTACGGCGATTGCCACCCGAATGTTCAATCAAAATGCAGTGAAGCAAGTGAATCAGCTGTTCAGCGATTGCCCGAAATCAAACAATGAGATCATTCGAAAAGAAGATTTGGCGGGTCTGCCCCTCCCCGTTCAGAAATGGCTGGAACGCTCCCATATTATCGGGAAAGAAAAAATTGCCTCCGTTCGTCTAAAACAACGAGGGCTAATGCGAACGAAAAAAGGCGGACCATGGATGCGGGCTCAGGCGGTGCAGTATTTCAGAGCGGACGAACCGGGGTTTGTGTGGCAAGCCGATGTCCAAATGGCCCCTCTGCTCCATCTGTCCGGATTGGATAATTACCAGGAAGGCAAAGGCAAGATGAGCATCAAGCTTCTGTCCTTATTTCCGGTCGTAAATGCGAAGGGTCCTGAAATGGATGTCAGTACGCTGCTGCGATATCTCGCTGAGATGCCCTGGTTTCCGACGGCAGCATTAAATTCATACATCAAATGGGAGCCAATCAATGACACTTCCGCACGAGCGACTATGAGCTACAGAGGGATAAGCGCCTCCGGGGTGTTCGCTTTCAGTGAACAGGGCGATCTGATTAGCTTTACTGCCAAAAGGTACAAGGAAGTAAACGGGAAGTATGTATTAAGCGACTGGGGAGGTGTCAATAAAGAGTTCAAAGAGTTTAACGGAATTCGAATCCCTTCAAAGTCAGATATCATTTGGATTGAGAAAACCGGGAATTTTAACTGGTATCAGTGCGAGATTACGGATATCGAGTACAATATACCGGAATTATTTTAA